One window from the genome of Salvia miltiorrhiza cultivar Shanhuang (shh) chromosome 7, IMPLAD_Smil_shh, whole genome shotgun sequence encodes:
- the LOC130991661 gene encoding uncharacterized protein LOC130991661 yields the protein MKKASKTSGSGKPNAPQLRKDRKSGSGLLGSPKKGGHGGKFTWAGDGYSTVELGRSDIHLAGSAVEDSASGCGATSPSPAGSFIISSCRATTYPAVCEKSLSTYAATINKSPKQQVMTALTVSVDTAESTKPFVKKLTKFRGLKPRVRSAIKDCLEEMNDGVDGRETAGSAVAVGRAEKSERGGGENATGNPASGEAAGVDGRDGQGSSSSATAGASAGVNGRGTERYQQGGTKGEKEAHDLGYQDGGDYWAWH from the exons ATGAAGAAAGCTTCCAAAACCAGCGGCAGCGGCAAGCCCAACGCCCCTCAGCTGCGCAAGGACCGCAAGTCAGGCTCGGGCCTGCTCGGCTCCCCTAAGAAAGGCGGCCATGGCGGCAAGTTCACGTGGGCAGGCGACGGCTACTCCACGGTCGAGCTGGGCCGCTCCGACATCCACCTCGCCGGCTCCGCTGTAGAGGATTCCGCAAGCGGGTGCGGCGCCACAAGCCCAAGCCCGGCGGGCAGCTTCATCATAAGCTCATGCAGAGCCACCACATACCCCGCCGTGTGCGAGAAATCCCTCTCAACATACGCGGCGACAATAAACAAGAGCCCGAAGCAGCAGGTGATGACGGCGCTGACAGTGAGCGTGGACACGGCCGAATCAACCAAGCCATTCGTGAAGAAGCTCACCAAATTCCGCGGGCTGAAGCCGAGGGTGCGGTCCGCCATCAAGGACTGCTTGGAGGAGATGAACGACGGCGTTGATGGCCGAGAGACCGCCGGATCGGCGGTAGCAGTGGGTAGAGCCGAGAAGTCCGAGAGAGGAGGGGGAGAAAACGCGACCGGCAACCCGGCTAGCGGCGAGGCTGCCGGCGTAGATGGCCGAGATGGCCAAGGAAGCAGCAGCTCGGCGACTGCCGGCGCCTCTGCCGGCGTTAATGGCCGAGGAACCGAGAGATATCAGCAAGGCGGAACCAAGGGAGAGAAAGAGGCGCATGATTTAG gatatcaggacgggggagattattgggcgtggcactga